One Tripterygium wilfordii isolate XIE 37 chromosome 10, ASM1340144v1, whole genome shotgun sequence DNA segment encodes these proteins:
- the LOC120007080 gene encoding protein SAWADEE HOMEODOMAIN HOMOLOG 1-like isoform X2 → MDVSGSIDSGASEFTLAEIVEMEKIYKDIGGKTPNPEICQGVATSFNFSAARTWKPAISWQEVQSWFQDKQSRTGAKQKDSKMALGVLVDLSHAHISGFIPESSQKRRGITTSDLSELAFEAKSARDNAWHDVASFLTYRVMYTGELEVRVRFSGFNNSDDEWVNVKRAVRERSIPLEPSECHRVKERLEHALYWDAYVVEIQRHLHDGSGCKCIFVVRYDHDNAVERVHLERICCRPSR, encoded by the exons ATGGATGTGTCTGGGTCGATAGATTCCGGAGCCTCCGAGTTTACCCTTGCTGAG ATAGTTGAGATGGAAAAAATATACAAGGATATAGGAGGAAAGACTCCAAATCCAGAGATTTGCCAAGGGGTCGCGACCAGTTTTAA TTTCTCAGCAGCTCGTACGTGGAAACCGGCCATTAGTTGGCAAgag GTGCAAAGTTGGTTCCAAGATAAGCAAAGTCGGACAGGTGCCAAACAGAAGGACTCGAAGATGGCCCTTGGAGTATTAGTTGATCTATCTCATGCACATATATCTGGATTTATACCTGAAAGTTCACAAAAGCGAAGAG GCATAACGACCTCGGATCTTTCAGAGTTGGCATTTGAAGCTAAATCAGCAAGAGATAATGCATG GCACGACGTTGCTTCTTTTCTGACGTATAGAGTTATGTATACCGGTGAACTT GAAGTGCGTGTGAGATTTTCTGGGTTCAATAACTCGGATGATGAGTGGGTGAATGTGAAAAGAGCAGTGCGTGAGAGATCTATTCCCTTGGAGCCTTCAGAATGCCACAGGGTCAAG GAAAGGCTAGAACATGCACTCTACTGGGATGCCTATGTGGTGGAAATCCAAAGGCATCTACACGACGGAAGTGGCTGCAAATGCATATTTGTGGTTCGCTATGACCATGACAACGCTGTG GAAAGGGTTCATCTGGAGAGGATATGTTGCAGGCCATCCAGGTAA
- the LOC120007080 gene encoding protein SAWADEE HOMEODOMAIN HOMOLOG 1-like isoform X1, protein MDVSGSIDSGASEFTLAEIVEMEKIYKDIGGKTPNPEICQGVATSFNFSAARTWKPAISWQEVQSWFQDKQSRTGAKQKDSKMALGVLVDLSHAHISGFIPESSQKRRGITTSDLSELAFEAKSARDNAWHDVASFLTYRVMYTGELEVRVRFSGFNNSDDEWVNVKRAVRERSIPLEPSECHRVKVGDLVLCFQERLEHALYWDAYVVEIQRHLHDGSGCKCIFVVRYDHDNAVERVHLERICCRPSR, encoded by the exons ATGGATGTGTCTGGGTCGATAGATTCCGGAGCCTCCGAGTTTACCCTTGCTGAG ATAGTTGAGATGGAAAAAATATACAAGGATATAGGAGGAAAGACTCCAAATCCAGAGATTTGCCAAGGGGTCGCGACCAGTTTTAA TTTCTCAGCAGCTCGTACGTGGAAACCGGCCATTAGTTGGCAAgag GTGCAAAGTTGGTTCCAAGATAAGCAAAGTCGGACAGGTGCCAAACAGAAGGACTCGAAGATGGCCCTTGGAGTATTAGTTGATCTATCTCATGCACATATATCTGGATTTATACCTGAAAGTTCACAAAAGCGAAGAG GCATAACGACCTCGGATCTTTCAGAGTTGGCATTTGAAGCTAAATCAGCAAGAGATAATGCATG GCACGACGTTGCTTCTTTTCTGACGTATAGAGTTATGTATACCGGTGAACTT GAAGTGCGTGTGAGATTTTCTGGGTTCAATAACTCGGATGATGAGTGGGTGAATGTGAAAAGAGCAGTGCGTGAGAGATCTATTCCCTTGGAGCCTTCAGAATGCCACAGGGTCAAGGTTGGAGATCTGGTTCTGTGCTTCCAG GAAAGGCTAGAACATGCACTCTACTGGGATGCCTATGTGGTGGAAATCCAAAGGCATCTACACGACGGAAGTGGCTGCAAATGCATATTTGTGGTTCGCTATGACCATGACAACGCTGTG GAAAGGGTTCATCTGGAGAGGATATGTTGCAGGCCATCCAGGTAA